ACGGCAGTCAGCGGGTCCGATACGATTTCAACGCAGTACCCGGCCTGTTGCAGCGTGATCTTGGCATTCAGAAGCTGGGTCAGTGAGTCGTCTATCAGCAGAATGGTTTTCACCACGAGTCCTTAAAGCCCAGGGCGGAACAGAAGGACACGGTGGTTCCCTTCCGTTTCCGCACGCTGAGGCTCAGAATTTTTCGAATTCGTCATCCAGGTGGTCTTTTGCTGTGCTTCCCAGGTCGATCTGCACGCCGCCTCCTGTTTTGGAGGGTTTGGCCGCGGTGTGTGTCGGCGGCAGCGACCGTTTCGATACCGCAGGTGCCGACCGGTGGGGAAGGGCACGCTGCATGCCGTGAGTGTCCAACTGGAAGAAGGAGATGGTGGCCTTCAACTGCTCGGCCTGGCTGGTCAGCTCTTCCGTGGTGGAGGCCATCTCTTCCGCTGCCGAGGCGTTCTGCTGGATCACCTGATCCAGTTGCTGGATCGCCTTGTTGATCTGGTCGGCACCGGCATCCTGCTCCTTGCTGGAGGCGCTGATCTCCTGCACCAGTTCGGCAGTACGCTGGATGTCCGGCAAGATGGCGGTCAGCATCTGACCGGCAGCCTCGGCAACCTGAACGCTTCTGCCCGACAGTTCGGATATCTCGCCGGCTGCGGTCTGGCTTCTTTCCGCAAGCTTTCTCACTTCGCTGGCAACCACCGCAAATCCCTTGCCGTGCTCGCCGGCTCTCGCCGCCTCAATGGCGGCGTTCAAGGCCAGAAGGTTGGTCTGGCGGGCAATCTCTTCAATGATGCTGATCTTGGTGGCAATCTCCTTCATGGCAGCCACCGTCTCCTGAACCGCCTTGCCGCCCTCGCGGGCATCGGCAGCGGACTTGTTGGAGATCTTCTCGGTCTGGGAGGCGTTGTCGGCGTTCTGCTTGATGCTGGAGGACATCTCCTCCATGGAGCTTGAGACCTCTTCGGCGCTTGCCGCCTGCTCGGTTGCTCCCTGGGAGAGGGACTGGGCGGTTGCCGCCAGCTCCTGACCGCCGGTGGCAACGCCGTCGGCAGCAGCCTGGACTTCACGCACCACCTCTTTCAACTTGTCCACCATGTTCTGCAACGATTCCATCAGCTCATCCTGCTCGCTGCGCTTCTTCAGCTCAACCATCAGGTTGCCCTGGGCAACCAGCTTGGCGTTGGCAGTGATGGAGTTGGTGGCTTCGATCAGCACGTTCAGGTTGTTCTTGATGGCGTTGAAGTCGCCGTTGTAGCTGTCCGTAATGACTTTGGGCATGTCACCCTTGGAGATGCGCTCCACGTACTCGGCAGCCACGTTCAAGGGACCAATCACCGCATCCAGGGTGTCGTTGACACCCTGGACGATCTTGCGGAAATCCCCCTGGTGCTTGGAAGCATCGGCACGGGTGGCAAGTTTGCCGTCAACTGCTGCCTTGGAGAGCAGGTTGGCGTCGGATACCAGGCTGTTCACCGCATCAATGCAGGTGTTCAGGTTGTTCTTGATGGTGTTGAAGTCACCGTTGTAGCTGTCGCTGATTTTGGCGGGAATATCGCCTTTTGATATCTTGTCAACATAGTCTGCAGCCACATTCAGGGGGCCGATGACGGCATCCAGGGTGTCGTTGACCCCGGATACGATCCTGCGGAAATCCCCCTGGTGCTTGGTGGCATCGGCACGGGTGGCAAGTTTGCCCTCAACCGCCGCCTGGGAGAGCAGGTTGGCATCGGCAACCAGGGCGTTGACGGCGTCAATACACTGGTTGAGGTTGTTCTTGATCTCGTTTAAGTCGCCGTTGTAGCTGTCGGTGATCCTCGGCGGAATGTCACCCTTGGAAATGCGGTCCACGTACTCGGCAGCCACGTTCAAGGGACCAATCACCGCATCCAGGGTGTCGTTGACCCCGGACACGATCCTGCGGAAATCCCCCTGGTGCTTGGTGGCATCGGCACGGGTGGCAAGTTTGCCCTCAACCGCCGCCTGGGAGAGCAGGTTGGCATCGGCAACCAGGGCGTTGACGGCGTCAATACACTGGTTGAGGTTGTTCTTGATTTCGTTGAAGTCGCCGTTGTAGCTGTCGGTGATCCTCGGCGGAATGTCGCCCTTGGAAATGCGGTCCACGTACTCGGCAGCCACGTTCAGGGGACCAATCACCGCGTCCAGGGTGTCGTTGACACCCACCACGATCTTCTGGAAATCACCCTGGTGCTGGGAGGCATCGGCACGGGTGGCAAGCTTGCCCGCAATGGCAGCGTCGGACAGCATGCCGGCATCCTTGATCAGGGCGTTCACCGCATCCACCATCTTCTGCATCGCCTGCTGCAGAACACCGGTCTCGTCGTTGCTGGTGGTGTCCAGGGTCACGTTGGTGTCACCCTGGGCAATCTTGTTGGCCGCATCAACGCAGGCATTGACCGGACGGGTGATGGAACGGGTGATGGAACGCATCACGATACTGCCGATGACAACCGCAAGTATGCTGATGGTCACGATAAGGTAATTTGCCCGCGTACCGGATGCCTGTACCTCCTTGCTGGTCTGTTCGTTGGCCTTGTTCAAAACATCCTTGATCGCGCTCAACTGCTCCCGCACCTTTGCCAGGCTTGGCGCCGACACCGTGGTGTAGATATGGGCTGCTTGGCCCAGATCGCCCCGTGCTAAGGCAGACTTGATGGTGACTGCCGATTCATGGAGGGTTTTGTGAGGCGCTTCGATCGCTTGCAATGGAGTGGAAATACCGGGAACCATGGTTTCGGCACGTTTCCTCTCTTCCCCGTAATACCACTTGCCAAAGGCACACTTGTGCGGATCGGGCTGGGCAGTTAGATTGTCAGCCTTGCCCGATGCCAGTGCGCCGGTCACATTGTTGGCCCAGGTCAGGTGGTCCACTTCCTTTTGGATGGTATCGGCGGTCAGATGGGCGATCGTGTCGGACCGTTTGAATTGCTGCAAGACAGTGTAAAGAGTGTTGGCGCCCAATGCTCCTGTAAGAATGACCAGCACCAGCAAGACGCCGAAGCCAGCACTCAGCCGTGAGCCGATTTTCAAATTTTTCAGCATGGAGGTTTCCCCTTTGCAAGCATATTCGAATGCCCGAAGATTACCAGAAGAGCGCCAAAGGTCAATCAGGTAATCATCGCCTTGTCCTGACAGAAAAAAGCCCCATTCCCGCTCAGGAATGGGGCTTTCGTTCACTGCTTCTTCGTAAGCTATGCCTGCTCTGAACCACCGGCCTCGGTTACTGCCGCCATCTCCTGTTCCGAGAAAACCCGGTCAATATCCAGGATCATGATGAAATTGTCGTCATGCTTGCCCATCCCCTTGATGAAGTCGGTGTTCAGGCGGGTGCCGATATGGGGAGCCGGCTCGATCTGGTCCGGCTCCATCTCCACCACCTCCTGGACAGAGTCAGCCAGGGCCCCCAGTACGGTGGTATCTCCTTCAAGGGTGACTTCCACCACAATGATGCAGGTGTTGACGGTCTGCTCCGTTGACTCCATGCCGAACTTCAGGCGCAGGTCAACCACCGGCACCACGCTGCCCCGCAGGTTGATCACCCCCCGCATGAATTCCGGGGTCTGGGGTACCTTGGTGATGGAGGTGTATTCAAGAATTTCACGTACCTTTGCCACATCAAGGGCAAATATCTCATCCGCCAGCTTGAAGGTCAGGTACTGCACGGTTTCCGTTATTGTTGCGACAGCCATATCGCCTCCTGAATCAAGGATCACGGTTCAGGGACCGGAGAACGTTCCGGTCCCTGGGGCACCATCTGGGCAGTGTGTCAGAATTTTTCGAATTCGTCATCCAGGTGGTCTTTTGCTGTGCTTCCCAGGTCGATCTGCACGCCGCCTCCTGTTTTGGAGGGTTTGGCCGCGGTGTGTGTCGGCGGCAGCGACCGTTTCGATACCGCAGGTGCCGACCGGTGGGGAAGGGCACGCTGCATGCCGTGAGTGTCCAACTGGAAGAAGGAGATGGTGGCCTTCAACTGCTCGGCCTGGCTGGTCAGCTCTTCCGTGGTGGAGGCCATCTCTTCCGCTGCCGAGGCGTTCTGCTGGATCACCTGATCCAGTTGCTGGATCGCCTTGTTGATCTGGTCGGCACCGGCATCCTGCTCCTTGCTGGAGGCGCTGATCTCCTGCACCAGTTCGGCAGTACGCTGGATGTCCGGCAAGATGGCGGTCAGCATCTGACCGGCAGCCTCGGCAACCTGAACGCTTCTGCCCGACAGTTCGGATATCTCGCCGGCTGCGGTCTGGCTTCTTTCCGCAAGCTTTCTCACTTCGCTGGCAACCACCGCAAATCCCTTGCCGTGCTCGCCGGCTCTCGCCGCCTCAATGGCGGCGTTCAAGGCCAGAAGGTTGGTCTGGCGGGCAATCTCTTCAATGATGCTGATCTTGGTGGCAATCTCCTTCATGGCAGCCACCGTCTCCTGAACCGCCTTGCCGCCCTCGCGGGCATCGGCAGCGGACTTGTTGGAGATCTTCTCGGTCTGGGAGGCGTTGTCGGCGTTCTGCTTGATGCTGGAGGACATCTCCTCCATGGAGCTTGAGACCTCTTCGGCGCTTGCCGCCTGCTCGGTTGCTCCCTGGGAGAGGGACTGGGCGGTTGCCGCCAGCTCCTGACCGCCGGTGGCAACGCCGTCGGCAGCAGCCTGGACTTCACGCACCACCTCTTTCAACTTGTCCACCATGTTCTGCAACGATTCCATCAGCTCATCCTGCTCGCTGCGCTTCTTCAGCTCAACCATCAGGTTGCCCTGGGCAACCAGCTTGGCGTTGGCAGTGATGGAGTTGGTGGCTTCGATCAGCACGTTCAGGTTGTTCTTGATGGCGTTGAAGTCGCCGTTGTAGCTGTCCGTAATGACTTTGGGCATGTCACCCTTGGAGATGCGCTCCACGTACTCGGCAGCCACGTTCAAGGGACCAATCACCGCATCCAGGGTGTCGTTGACACCCTGGACGATCTTGCGGAAATCCCCCTGGTGCTTGGAAGCATCGGCACGGGTGGCAAGTTTGCCGTCAACTGCTGCCTTGGAGAGCAGGTTGGCGTCGGATACCAGGCTGTTCACCGCATCAATGCAGGTGTTCAGGTTGTTCTTGATGGTGTTGAAGTCACCGTTGTAGCTGTCGCTGATTTTGGCGGGAATATCGCCTTTTGATATCTTGTCAACATAGTCTGCAGCCACATTCAGGGGGCCGATGACGGCATCCAGGGTGTCGTTGACCCCGGATACGATCCTGCGGAAATCCCCCTGGTGCTTGGTGGCATCGGCACGGGTGGCAAGTTTGCCCTCAACCGCCGCCTGGGAGAGCAGGTTGGCATCGGCAACCAGGGCGTTGACGGCGTCAATACACTGGTTGAGGTTGTTCTTGATCTCGTTGAAGTCGCCGTTGTAGCTGTCGGTGATCCTCGGCGGAATGTCACCCTTGGAAATGCGGTCCACGTACTCGGCAGCCACGTTCAAGGGACCAATCACCGCATCCAGGGTGTCGTTGACCCCGGACACGATCCTGCGGAAATCCCCCTGGTGCTTGGTGGCATCGGCACGGGTGGCAAGTTTGCCCTCAACCGCCGCCTGGGAGAGCAGGTTGGCATCGGCAACCAGGGCGTTGACGGCGTCAATACACTGGTTGAGGTTGTTCTTGATTTCGTTGAAGTCGCCGTTGTAGCTGTCGGTGATCCTCGGCGGAATGTCGCCCTTGGAAATGCGGTCCACGTACTCGGCAGCCACGTTCAGGGGACCAATCACCGCGTCCAGGGTGTCGTTGACACCCACCACGATCTTCTGGAAATCACCCTGGTGCTGGGAGGCATCGGCACGGGTGGCAAGCTTGCCCGCAATGGCAGCGTCGGACAGCATGCCGGCATCCTTGATCAGGGCGTTCACCGCATCCACCATCTTCTGCATCGCCTGCTGCAGAACACCGGTCTCGTCGTTGCTGGTGGTGTCCAGGGTCACGTTGGTGTCACCCTGGGCAATCTTGTTGGCCGCATCAACGCAGGCATTGACCGGACGGGTGATGGAACGGGTGATCATCACCCCCAAGAGCACGCCCAGGGCCAGGGCCACCACCAGCAGGCTGATGACAATGGTCTTTGCCTTGGATGCATCGGCAGCAGCAGTTGTGCCGGCTTGGTTCATCAGTTCGGTCTGGTAGTGAATAATGTCGTTAACGGCAGCAATATAGGCATTCTGGGATTTACGGAGATCGCCCATGAGTATTGCTAGGGCTTCCTCTGACTTACCGGCTCGTAGCAGCTTAAGGTAGTCTTCCGTTGATTTTCGATAGCCCGGAATGACATCATTTAGCGCTTTAAGCAGTCCCTTGCCTTTTTCGCTGGTGATAGTGCTGTTGAGATATTTCAGTTTCTCATCAATTATTTTTCTGGCTTCCGGTATCCGGGCATACTCCTTTTCCATATCCTGGGGAGATTTGACCAATGCCATGTTGCGCAGAGCGCGGGCAGCAACGTTTACCTGATCAATGACATCGTTGGCAGCCACGGTTTTGGGAAACATTTCATTTGCCATCCTGTTGATATTGCCGTTCATGTCGTTGATTTCCATAACGGAAAATCCACCGACAACAACCAGCAGTACCATGATGACGCCGAAGCCGAACCCTAACCGGGAGCCGATCTTCATGTTCTTGAGCATGTTCCGCTACCTCCTTCGTTGGTAGTATGCAGTCGTTATACCACGTTGCTGTTTCTTACGTTTTTCAGGGTTTCAAGAATAATGGACTGTACATCATGGGTAAACGGTTCGTCATGCCCGGGGTAGACCAGGTCGATGTGCCGTTGTGAAAGCTTCAGTAGCGACTGAACGTAGTCCTGGGTGTATTTGCCGCCACTGCTGCGGATACGCAGTTGGGTGTCACCGGAAAAGAGCAGTTTCTCTGCCTGACAGTAGAACGCTATAGAGTCTGAGGAATGGCCCGGGGTGTGGATTACCTCAAGATAATCGTCACCGGCCCGGAGAATCTGTCCCTCGTGCAGCAGGTGGTCCACGCCGGGACCATCAACCCAGGCGTAAACCCGCGCACCATAGCGCTGCCGGAAGAGGTCGGCCGAGGCGGCATGGTCAAAATGGTTGTGCGTCAGCAGAACCTGTTCCACCGGCACCTTGCCGCAACCGGTGGAGATCCGGTCTATTTCAGAGAAGGTAAAATCGTCGGTCCCGGGATCAATCAGGGTATTTACATCGTCCAGTTGATTCCAGTCCCCCAGCAGGAGGTACGAGCGACAGGTGTAAACCTTCGGGTTTCTTGTCAGTTGAAATACCCGCATGATACTGGCGCCCCGTGGTCGGTAACGTCTCAAACGATCTGTTGAACAGCAAGTATATCGCTGCTCAGCACACCTGCAAGACGAACGGCAGAACATATTGAATGGTGAACTGCGGTCAAATCAGATGGTGTTTTTGCAGCAGTTCGACAAAGGTCCGGCGCATGACCGGCTTGGGAAGATAGTCGTCGCACTCGCCCTGAATCAACGCCGAAACCATGTCATCAGGGTCGCTGCTTGCGGTTACCATGAATGCGGTTGCGCGAACTGCCTGCTTTTCCGCCTCAAGAGAGCGTATCCGCTGCATGGCTTCGTGACCGCTCATGGAGGGCATGCTGATATCCATACAGATCAGATCAAAGGGGCTGCCCCCGTCGATGGCCGCCGTTACAGCGGCAATGGCTTCCTTTCCCGAAGCCGCGGTTGACACTACGGCGAACTCTTCAAGCATTACTTGCAGTATCTCCCGGTTTATCTCCTGATCGTCAACTACCAGTGCTTTCATTGCTACTCCAGTCCTGATGAGGGTGCGCGGAGGAAGAACGGGGCTCTCAGGCGGCGTTCTCCCGTTGTGCCTGCAGTACGAACGACTGCTCGATATCGGCGGCCCTGAATTCGAGGCCGGTCATGCCCAGGTAGCGAAAGCCGCCTTCAAGGGTGTTTTCTATGATGGTAAGGGGGCCGTCCCGCTCCTCCTTCACCTGTTCACTGAGGGTACCCAGGACAATGGTGACTCCCTCGTAGAGGTGCTTCCTGACGTTCACCTTCGGGTTACAATTTTCGTAGACCCGCGAGCGTATCTCCTGAATCTGTTTGGTGATGGCCAGTTTGCGGACACTGAAATCCATGGGGTTCTTCAGGGCTGCCGGCGAAGAGCTGAACTGCTCGATCAACTGCTTCAGGTCATTGAACAACTGGTTGATTTCAAAAAGGTCACGATGATGAGCGCCGGCAATGACCCGTGTCTTGAGCGATGTAACCGTACCGAGCACTGCGGTCTCAATACCGCCAAGGGCAACGCTCTCGCCGCCGGCCAGTCCTCCCTTGGCGACTTTGATGGCGCCCAGGCAGTTGATGGTACAGTTACGGATTTCGACTTCGGCAGTGACCGTGCCGTCACATTCGATGGCGGTATCGTACAGGAAGTTGGCATTCAGATTACCACCGCAGACAATGGTACCCCGTCCCTGGCCGTTCATGCCGCACACGGAGATGTCACCCTGGGATTTGATGGTACAGGCACCGACGTTACCATGAATCCTGATTCCCTTGTCGGCCTGCACCGAAAAACCGTCCAGTACGTCACCCTTGATTTCCACGAACCCCTTGAACTGGATGTTGCCAACCTTAAAGTCGACATCGCCGGAGACGGTATAGAGTTCTTCCACCGATATATCGGCTTCCTTGCAATAGATCCGCCCGGTGGCGGTGGCGAACAGCGAGACTCCGTCGTCATCCAGGCGGACATTCTGGCCGATCTTTACGGACAGGGGGACGCCGGCCTGCGGCGGGATGGTTTCACCATGGATGGTCATGCCGGGAGTGCCCGGCTCGGGCGCCATGATGGTTCCAATCAGGTCTCCCGGATCGACGTTGAGAAACACCTGGACCTGGCGAAAGTCAACCTGATTATCATTGTTCCCGGCGTCGCCCTCCTCCGGTGCGGGAGGTTGTACGGCCAAGTTGATGAAACCGTTTCTTCCAACCACCATCGGTGTTCCCACGGCCAGCAGCAGGTTGGAAACTGCGGTGCCGGTGGCGGCTGCATGCAGGAGTCGCTGCAGGCTCTCCTGCTGAATTCCTTCGAGAATTTTGTACTGCCGCAGGAAACCGGTCAGATCGGTTTCGGTCAGAGGAGCCCCCCCAAGACCGGAGGGGGCATAACTGCACCAGCATTCAAGCCGGTTGGGGGTGATTTCAAAGGAAACGGTGTACCCCTGGCGTTTTGCCTGGAGTACAATCGTTTTCTGCGGTTCTGCAGACGGTTCGCTCATGGCGCCTCA
The window above is part of the Trichlorobacter ammonificans genome. Proteins encoded here:
- a CDS encoding methyl-accepting chemotaxis protein; translation: MLKNMKIGSRLGFGFGVIMVLLVVVGGFSVMEINDMNGNINRMANEMFPKTVAANDVIDQVNVAARALRNMALVKSPQDMEKEYARIPEARKIIDEKLKYLNSTITSEKGKGLLKALNDVIPGYRKSTEDYLKLLRAGKSEEALAILMGDLRKSQNAYIAAVNDIIHYQTELMNQAGTTAAADASKAKTIVISLLVVALALGVLLGVMITRSITRPVNACVDAANKIAQGDTNVTLDTTSNDETGVLQQAMQKMVDAVNALIKDAGMLSDAAIAGKLATRADASQHQGDFQKIVVGVNDTLDAVIGPLNVAAEYVDRISKGDIPPRITDSYNGDFNEIKNNLNQCIDAVNALVADANLLSQAAVEGKLATRADATKHQGDFRRIVSGVNDTLDAVIGPLNVAAEYVDRISKGDIPPRITDSYNGDFNEIKNNLNQCIDAVNALVADANLLSQAAVEGKLATRADATKHQGDFRRIVSGVNDTLDAVIGPLNVAADYVDKISKGDIPAKISDSYNGDFNTIKNNLNTCIDAVNSLVSDANLLSKAAVDGKLATRADASKHQGDFRKIVQGVNDTLDAVIGPLNVAAEYVERISKGDMPKVITDSYNGDFNAIKNNLNVLIEATNSITANAKLVAQGNLMVELKKRSEQDELMESLQNMVDKLKEVVREVQAAADGVATGGQELAATAQSLSQGATEQAASAEEVSSSMEEMSSSIKQNADNASQTEKISNKSAADAREGGKAVQETVAAMKEIATKISIIEEIARQTNLLALNAAIEAARAGEHGKGFAVVASEVRKLAERSQTAAGEISELSGRSVQVAEAAGQMLTAILPDIQRTAELVQEISASSKEQDAGADQINKAIQQLDQVIQQNASAAEEMASTTEELTSQAEQLKATISFFQLDTHGMQRALPHRSAPAVSKRSLPPTHTAAKPSKTGGGVQIDLGSTAKDHLDDEFEKF
- a CDS encoding response regulator, whose protein sequence is MKALVVDDQEINREILQVMLEEFAVVSTAASGKEAIAAVTAAIDGGSPFDLICMDISMPSMSGHEAMQRIRSLEAEKQAVRATAFMVTASSDPDDMVSALIQGECDDYLPKPVMRRTFVELLQKHHLI
- a CDS encoding DUF342 domain-containing protein, with the protein product MSEPSAEPQKTIVLQAKRQGYTVSFEITPNRLECWCSYAPSGLGGAPLTETDLTGFLRQYKILEGIQQESLQRLLHAAATGTAVSNLLLAVGTPMVVGRNGFINLAVQPPAPEEGDAGNNDNQVDFRQVQVFLNVDPGDLIGTIMAPEPGTPGMTIHGETIPPQAGVPLSVKIGQNVRLDDDGVSLFATATGRIYCKEADISVEELYTVSGDVDFKVGNIQFKGFVEIKGDVLDGFSVQADKGIRIHGNVGACTIKSQGDISVCGMNGQGRGTIVCGGNLNANFLYDTAIECDGTVTAEVEIRNCTINCLGAIKVAKGGLAGGESVALGGIETAVLGTVTSLKTRVIAGAHHRDLFEINQLFNDLKQLIEQFSSSPAALKNPMDFSVRKLAITKQIQEIRSRVYENCNPKVNVRKHLYEGVTIVLGTLSEQVKEERDGPLTIIENTLEGGFRYLGMTGLEFRAADIEQSFVLQAQRENAA
- a CDS encoding chemotaxis protein CheW, which codes for MAVATITETVQYLTFKLADEIFALDVAKVREILEYTSITKVPQTPEFMRGVINLRGSVVPVVDLRLKFGMESTEQTVNTCIIVVEVTLEGDTTVLGALADSVQEVVEMEPDQIEPAPHIGTRLNTDFIKGMGKHDDNFIMILDIDRVFSEQEMAAVTEAGGSEQA
- a CDS encoding MBL fold metallo-hydrolase, producing the protein MRVFQLTRNPKVYTCRSYLLLGDWNQLDDVNTLIDPGTDDFTFSEIDRISTGCGKVPVEQVLLTHNHFDHAASADLFRQRYGARVYAWVDGPGVDHLLHEGQILRAGDDYLEVIHTPGHSSDSIAFYCQAEKLLFSGDTQLRIRSSGGKYTQDYVQSLLKLSQRHIDLVYPGHDEPFTHDVQSIILETLKNVRNSNVV
- a CDS encoding methyl-accepting chemotaxis protein, translated to MLKNLKIGSRLSAGFGVLLVLVILTGALGANTLYTVLQQFKRSDTIAHLTADTIQKEVDHLTWANNVTGALASGKADNLTAQPDPHKCAFGKWYYGEERKRAETMVPGISTPLQAIEAPHKTLHESAVTIKSALARGDLGQAAHIYTTVSAPSLAKVREQLSAIKDVLNKANEQTSKEVQASGTRANYLIVTISILAVVIGSIVMRSITRSITRPVNACVDAANKIAQGDTNVTLDTTSNDETGVLQQAMQKMVDAVNALIKDAGMLSDAAIAGKLATRADASQHQGDFQKIVVGVNDTLDAVIGPLNVAAEYVDRISKGDIPPRITDSYNGDFNEIKNNLNQCIDAVNALVADANLLSQAAVEGKLATRADATKHQGDFRRIVSGVNDTLDAVIGPLNVAAEYVDRISKGDIPPRITDSYNGDLNEIKNNLNQCIDAVNALVADANLLSQAAVEGKLATRADATKHQGDFRRIVSGVNDTLDAVIGPLNVAADYVDKISKGDIPAKISDSYNGDFNTIKNNLNTCIDAVNSLVSDANLLSKAAVDGKLATRADASKHQGDFRKIVQGVNDTLDAVIGPLNVAAEYVERISKGDMPKVITDSYNGDFNAIKNNLNVLIEATNSITANAKLVAQGNLMVELKKRSEQDELMESLQNMVDKLKEVVREVQAAADGVATGGQELAATAQSLSQGATEQAASAEEVSSSMEEMSSSIKQNADNASQTEKISNKSAADAREGGKAVQETVAAMKEIATKISIIEEIARQTNLLALNAAIEAARAGEHGKGFAVVASEVRKLAERSQTAAGEISELSGRSVQVAEAAGQMLTAILPDIQRTAELVQEISASSKEQDAGADQINKAIQQLDQVIQQNASAAEEMASTTEELTSQAEQLKATISFFQLDTHGMQRALPHRSAPAVSKRSLPPTHTAAKPSKTGGGVQIDLGSTAKDHLDDEFEKF